A window of Kribbella voronezhensis genomic DNA:
CGAGCACGTTGTCGTCGATGAACTGCAGTTCGGCCTGCGCGTACTCGGCGTACAGGTCCATGTAGCGGCGCAGGAAGTCGAGTCGCCGCTTCTGCACGTCGAGTTCGCGCGCGTACTTGCGGGTCCGCTCGCTGCGCGGCACGTGCGTGATGATCTGGTCGGCGATCTTGTGCGCCTTCTCGCCGTACCGCAGCATGCTCTCGACCGAGTCGCCGCCGGGGAACTTCCACACCGGCAGCCGGACCGCGCCGCGCTCACCCAGGTCGAAGGGGTGCTTGGAGAAGTACGCCCGCACACCGGCGTACAACTGCTCGAAGGTCAGCGGGTTCCGGGCACCGGAGCTGACGTGGTAGTACTCCGGTTTGTTCAGCTCGGGCTCGGTCGCCATCACCGCGCAGATCGCGCCGACCACGTGGTCGACCGGGATGATCTCGACGACGGAGTCGGGGCTGGCCGGGAACTCCGGCAGCTCACCGCGGCCGTAGGCCAGGATCAGCGGCTCGGCCATCTTGAAGCCCTCGATCCAGCCCGGGTGCGGACTCTGCACCGCGGACTCGATGATCGCCGGCCGGACGATCGAGGTCGGCAGCTTCGCGGCGAACTCCTCCACCACCCGCTCGCCGAGCGCCTTGGTGAACGTATAGCAGTCGGTCCAGCCGAGGCTGCGGGCACGCTCGGTCCCGGTCTCGACCAGCTTCTTCGCGACCCATTCGGTCCGGCGGCGCTCGGTGTCGGCCGCCGCGGTGAGGTGACCGGCCCGGCGGTGCAGCTTCTCCGACTCCTTGCGGAACTTCACCAGCATGGCCGAACTGCGCGACGCCTCCTCGATCCGGGCCTTCATCGCCATCCCGGCCTCGGCCTCGGTCCGCCAGTCGACGTTGTGCTCGACCGGCGCCTCGGGGATCGCGCCCCGGCGACGGCCGGCGGTGTAGGCGGTGGAGATGTGCACGTAGTGCACCGGGCGCTCGGTCTCGACAATGCGCTCGAGCAAGCTCTTCGTGCCGAGCACGTTGGTCGTGAACGCCTCGTGGATCGGCGGGTCGAAGCTGACGTCACCGGCACAGTGCACGACGATGTCGAGGTCCCGCGGCAACGCCGGTACGTCGGACAGGTCGCCCTCGACGACCTCGACCCGGGCGGCGGTGAGCGCGTCCGCGTCGGCGTACGGGGTGCCCTCGCCGTAGAACGGCTTGAAGATGTCCTTCTTCAGCATCTGCGCCATCCGCGCGGTGCCGGTGAGCGACCCCTTCGGCCGGATGATCGCGACCACGGTGGTGTCCGGGAGATCGCCGATCATCCGGTGCAGCAGGGCCTCACCGACGAATCCGGTGACGCCGGTGACCAGGACCTTCTTGCCTGCCAGCTTGTCGGCAAGACTCACTTGTCGCCTCCACGGGTGAGTTCGAGCGCCTCGGTCAGGGTGAACGCGCCGGCGTACAGGGCCTTGCCGACGATGACGCCTTCGACGCCGTCGCTCACCAGCGTGCTCAGGGCGCGTAGGTCGTCCAGGCTCGAGACGCCGCCGGACGCGACGATCGGCTTCTCGGTGCGCGCGCACAGATCGCGGTACAGGTCCAGGTTGGGCCCCTGGAGCATGCCGTCCTTGGTCACGTCGGTGACGACGTACCGCTCGCAGCCGGCCCGTTCGAGCCGCTCGAGCACCTCGTAGAGGTCGCCGCCCTCCTTGGTCCAGCCGCGCGCGGCCAGCGTGCGGCCGCGCACGTCGAGCCCGATCGCGACCCGGTCGCCGTACTGCTGCACGATCCGGTCGCACCACTCGGGGTTCTCCAGGGCGGCGGTGCCGATGTTGACCCGGCGGGCCCCGGTGGCCAGCGCGGCCTCCAGGGACTCGTCGTCGCGGATCCCCCCGGACAACTCGACCTGTACGTCGAGCTTGCCGGTCACGTCGGCGAGCAGTTCACGGTTGCTGCCCCGGCCGAAGGCGGCGTCCAGGTCGACCAGATGGATCCAGTCGGCGCCGGCCTCCTGCCACGCCATCGCGGCGGCCAGCGGGTCGCCGTACGAGGTCTCGCTGCCCGCCTCGCCCTGCACCAGCCGGACAGCCTGCCCGTCCGCCACATCCACGGCAGGGAGCAGCACCAGGTTCCCCGACCGGGGCGGTGGGGTGGGGGACGAATCCAACGCAGACATGGCCCACACCCTAGATGCCTGGACTGGAGGTTTCGTAACCAGATGCCCCGCTGAGTCGTTACCATCCGATCTGTCGCAGCAATACCAGTAACGGCTCTGGTCTTATCGTTGAGCGGACCACTTAGGCTTCTCGATATGACCACTCTGGCCGAACTCGAAGCCGATCCGCATCCCGCATTGGCGCGGCTCCGGCCGGTGGGCTGGGTCGACGCGCTCGGCGGGTGGGTGGTGGCGAGCCGCGAGCTGGCGATGCGGGTGATGCGGGATCCCGAGACGTTCACGGTCGACGACCCGCGGTTCTCGACGGCCCAGGTGGTGGGGCCGTCGATGCTCTCGCTGGACGGAGTGGCGCACAGCCGGCATCGCGAGCCGTTCGAGGCGCCGTTCGGGCTGGCGCAGACGCGGGAGCGGTTCACCTCCTTCGTCGTCGACGAGGTCGATCGGCTGGTGAGTGCGATCGAGCCGCTCGGCGAAGCCGACCTCCGGCGTACGGTCGCGGGGCCGTTGTCGGTCGCGGTGGTGGCTTACTCGCTCGGGCTGGCGCCGACGTCGGCGGCGACCGTGCTGGAGTGGTACGACGCGATCTCGTCGTCGGTCAGCGGGGTCGCTGCCGGACGGCCGGTGACGCAGGAGGGCGCCGCGGCCTTCGCCCTGCTCCACAAACATGTTGCCGGGGGCATCGATCAGGGCGACTCGCTGATCGCCGAGGCGGCCCGGGCCGGGCTCGGAATCGACGAGGTGGTCGCGAACGCGGCGGTCCTGATGTTCGGCGGCATCGAGACGACCGAAGGCTCGATCACCAACGCGCTGTGGCATCTGCTCACCAATCCGGCGGAGCTGTCCCAGGTGCTGGCAGATCTCTCCCTGCTTCCCAACGCCCTGGAGGAATCGCTCCGGCTCGAACCCGCCGCGGCCGTGGTGGACCGCTACGCCACTCGCGACGTCGTCCTCGCCCCCGACGCCGAGATCCGCCGCGGCGACCTGGTGATCGTGTCCCTGGCCGGCGCCAACCGGGATCCGGCGGTCTTCCCCGAGCCCGACCGGTACGACCTACGCCGCCCGAACGCCCGGCGGCATCTCGCCTTCGCGAGCGGTCCACACATCTGCCTCGGCATGCACCTGACCAGACTCGAAGCCTTGACCGCCGTGAATGCCTTGCTCACCAGGCTTCCTGGCCTCCGGCTGAGCCCGGCCTCTCCCCCACCGCGCGGGCTGGTCTTCCGCAAACCGTCGGCGGTCCAGGTGACCTGGGCTAAGGCCGGTTGAGCACCAGAAGCGCCGCCGGGACAGGCGGCAACTCACGGTCGGGATCGGCTGCCGCGGCCTGCTCGAAAGCGCTGAAGCCGGACTCGATCTCGTCGGGCGGGAGGTGCTCGAACGTGGAGTAGGCGCGATGCTTCACCCGCTCGTACGACGCTCGCAACGTGCCCGGGGTCTCGGCCTGGACCCACCTCGGTTCGGCCGCGGGCACCAGTCCCGCCTCGGCCGCCAGCGCGCGGACCTCCTCGAGCGACAGATACATCGCGGCGTCGACACGGCGAGCGGACGGGAAATACCGGTACCAGTGCAACTCCGGCATCCGGTCGCTGAACTGGCTCCGCAGCAGCACCACTCCACCGGGCCGGAGAACGCGGGCGACCTCCCGCAGTGCACGGACCTTGTCGGAGAAGTGGTGGAAAGACAAGAACAGCAGGGCCAGATCGCAGGAGGCGTCCGGGAGTGGGATCGCCTCGGCCGAGCCGTCGAGGTAGGTCACGTTCGGATGCGAGGCGGTGGTGGTGGCGATCTCGCGCATCCGGGCGGACGGCTCCACGCCGTACACAGGTCCGCCGAAGGTGTCCGCGAGGGCCGGTGTGAATCGTCCGATCCCGCTGCCGAGGTCCAGCACGGACAACGGCCGCGCGGCCGGGACCTCCGCGGCCAACGCTCCCATCCACGCGTCCAGGCTGCTCGGTTCCAACGCCCGTCCTGCGGCATACACCCGGTGCAGCCGGTCGTCGTAGTCCACCATGCCCAGACGATAGACGGTCAGCGGTTGACCGCGACCGGTGGCCGGTAGCCGGTGCCGGCCTGGATGGTCGCGGCTTCGGCCGCCCATCGTTCCGCGTCATCCGCCCGGCCCGCCTGGCGTCCGGCCTCGGCCAGCAGCAGGAGCGCTCGGCATTCGACGATCCGCTGGCGCAGTTGCCCGGCGAGTTCCCGGGCCTGCTGTCCCAGGTCGAACGCCTCGGCCAACTCCTTCCGGGCGAGCGCTACCGCCGCCAGACCAAGCAACGCCTCGGCCTCCCGCGCCCGATGACCAAGCCGTACTGCGATGTCGCGCGCCTCGGCGTGATGCCGCGCGGCTTCGTCCCACCGACCCTGACGGCCGCGGATGATGCCGAGCACGTTGAGCGCCGATGCCTCGTGGAACTCCAGCCCGTCCCGATGACTGATCGTCACCCCCGCCTCTGCGTGCGCCATCGCCTCGTCGTACCGGCCCAGATCGGCGTACAGCAAGGCGGTCTCGTACTGTCCCGGCGCCGACGGCCGCTCCTCCATCGCCAGAGCCGTCGTCATGTCGGCCTCCGCGCGATCCCACTGCCCCAGCAGCCGGTACGCCGCTCCCCGATTGAGCAACCCGACGACGCCCGCGTAACCGTCCGGCGCGATCTCGAGTGCTTCCGAGGCAGCCGCGACGGCCGCATCCAGGTCACCGAGGTTGTGCGAAACGTTGCTCAGGCTGTGCAGGGCCGGCCACAGACTGCCGATCCGGCCGAGCGCGCGGAAGGCGCGGATCCCCCGCATCAGGAACTCGGCGGCCTGCACCGACTCGCCGTGGTCGTCGTAGGCCATCCCGAGGTTGCACAGCAGCGCTGCCTCGCCCAGACCGAAGCCGGCCTCGGCATAGGCCTCACAGGCGGCGGCCGATTCGGTGATCGCCACCTCCACCTCGCCGACGGTGAAAGCCAGCGCACCAAGGCTGTGCCGCATCGCGCCTTCGCCGTCGCGATCGCCGGCCGCCCGCGCGGCACGCAGTCCGGCTGTCGCGGCCTGCCGCCAGGGGCCGACCCGATCGTTGATGGAGAAGTAGTGCCGCAGTACGTCGGCCAGCCGCCACGCGACGCCGTACGGGCCGGAGTCGGCGGCCTTGGAGACGCAGGCGACCAGGTTCTGCTCCTCGGCCTCGAGCCAGGCGCCGGCCTGGGCCGCGTCGGTGAACGGGTTCTCGTCGAAGACGCGCTCGGTGAGCCGGACGAGCGGGCTGTACTCGAAGTCGGTGGCCGCGTCGGTCGTGCGCAGGTACCAGTCGATCAGCCGTTGCCAGGCCGCGTCGGCGCCGGGCTCCACCTCGGCACGGCCGGCGGCGTACAGGCGGATCAGGTCGTGCATGCGATAGCGACTGCGCTCGCGCTGCAGAAGGTTGCCTGCGGCAAGTGTCTCCAGGAGCGGCCCCACCTCCCGCGGCGAGCCGTCGAACAGTGCCGCGGCACCTGGAACACTCAGATCGCCGCCAGGAACCACACCCAGCAAGGCGAACAGCCGCCTGGCCTGGGGTTGCAACGCCTCGTAGGACAAGGCGAAGGTGGCCGCGACCGCGGTATCCGGCTCGTCGCCGATCGCCAACCCTGCCAGCCGGTCACCCGCCCGGAGCTCTTCGACGTAGCCCGCGATCGACTGATCGGGGCGCCCGGAGAGCAGACCTGCGGCGATCCGCAGGGCGAGCGGGAGACGATCGCAGACCTCCGCCAGTTCCGCGGCGGCCGACGGCTCGGCCGCGACTCGCTCGGCTCCGAGCATGCCGGCCAGCAGATCGAGCGCCTCGGCCGGATCGAGCATCGTCAGCCGGGTCCCCCGCGCGCCGACCGAGACCGACAGACCGGCCAACTCGTTGCGGCTCGTCACCAGGACCGCGTTTCCCGCCGTCCCCGGAAGCAGCGGCTTCACCTGCCGCGCGTCCCGGGCGTCGTCCAGCAGCAGCAGGACTCGGCGGTCTGCCAGCGTGGATCGCAACAGCGCGGCGCGCCGGTCGAGGTCGGCCGGCAGGTCGTGCGGGTCGACGCCGGCCAAGCTGAGCAGTTCACCGAGGACCTCCAGTGGCTCCCTCGGCGAGTTGCCGGCACCCGCCAGCCGGACATGCCACTGCCCGTCGGGGAACCGACCTCGCAGCCGGTGACCGAGGTGGACCGCCAGCGCCGACTTCCCGACCCCCGGCGCGCCCGAGATGGTGACGACCGGCATCGCCGAGGTCTCCGACAGGCGCTCGGTGATCTCGGTGATCACCTCCGAGCGACCGACGAAGTCGCTCAGGTCCATCGGCAGCTGGGCATGCCTGGCCCAGTTGTCGGCCGGCTCCTCGATCGGGTCAGTTGCCGGGGTCTGGGTGGGCACGTCGCCGGTCAGGATCGCCTGGTGGAGCTGGCGAACCTCGGTACCGGGGTCGACCCCGAGCTCCTCGGCGAGCAGGGCCGCCAACCGCCGGTACGCCGCGAGCGCGTCGGCCTGCCGACCTCCGCGGTACAGGGCGAGCATCAGCTGCGACCAGAAGCGTTCCCGCAGGGGGTGTTCCCTGGTGAGTCCGGTCAGCTCCGCGACGACCGCCGAGTGGTCGCCGATCGCGAGGCGGGCGTCGACCAGTCGCTCGATCGCCTGCAGGCGTTCCTCGATCAGCCACGGCCTGCCTTCGAGCGACTCGGTGCCGAGGCCGGTCAGCGGAACGTCCTGCCACAGGTCGAGCGCCTCGCCGAGGAGGTGGGCCTGCTGGCGCGGGTCGTCAGCCGCGCCGGCCCGCTCCACCAGGGCGCGGAACTTCGCGAGGTCGAGTTGGTCCGGTTCGAGCTCGATCAGGTAGCCGCCGGGAACCGTACGGATCAGGTCGCCGACCGGGCCGAGGGCCGCCCGCAGCCGGGAGACGGAGGTGTGCAGCGCGCGTTCGGGGCCGGCCGGTGGTTCACCGGCCCAGCTGGCCTGGATCAGCTGCCCCGGCGGCACCACCCGGTTCGCGTTGATCAGCAGTTCGGTGAGCAGCACCCGGAGCCGCTTGGCCGGTAACGCCAGCACCGAGCCGTCGTGGCGCACCTCGGTCGGCCCGAGGACCCGAAATCGCAGGCCTTCCATGTCCGTCGCCCCACCCGCCTCTCACTCGTCACAGCGGGCCAACCGTACTCGGGCGCGCAACGGCGGCCACCCGGGCGGGTGCGAACCTGAGACGGGTCAGGCGAAGAAGACGTCGTACGCGAGCCGGAGGATCAGGGCGGCGACGACGACCAGGAAGACGATCCGGACGAACCGGCTGCCCCTGGCCACGGCGGTCCGGGCGCCGAGCAGGCCGCCGAGCAGATTCGCCAGGCCCATGATGAGTCCGAGGCGCCACAGCGGCGCGCCGTGCAGGGCGAAGACGACGATGGCGCCGAGGTTGGTGGCGACGTTCGCGATCTTCGCCTTGGCGCTGGCCCGGAGGAAGTTGTAGCCCATCAGCCCGACCAGCGCGAAGATCAGGAACGAGCCGGTGCCCGGCCCGACCGCACCGTCGTAGAACCCGATCAGGGCACCGACCAGACCGGCCGCTACGTAATGGCTGTGTCCGTCGAATCGCAGGATGGTCGCCGAGCCGAGGTCGGGCTTCAGCCAGGTGTAGATCGCCACCCCGATCAGCAGCACCAGCACGATCGGCTTGAACCACGCCATCGGAATGTGTGTCGCGACCAGCGCTCCCCCGGCCGCGGCCAGCCCGGCCAGTCCCGCCAGCGGCAGCACCGTACGCCGGTCCGGCTTCACCTTGATGCCGTAGGTGATCGCGCTCGTCGTCGTACCGAACAGCGAGGAGATCTTGTTGGTGGACAGGATCTGCGCGGGCGAGGCGTTCGGCAGGCCGAGCAGCATCGCGGGCAACTGGATCAGCCCACCACCGCCGACCACCGCATCGATCCAGCCGGCCGAGAAGGCCGCGACCACCAGGAAGACGACGGTCCAGAGCGAGACATCAGGCACGGGACGACCACACGGATCGGGCGGAACTGGGCATGGCCACCATGCTCAGGTAAGGCCATGCTCCAGCTCAACCCTTACATCACCGATCGGTCGGTCAGGGCCTCGGCGTACAGCCGCCGGCGGTGCTGGTGATGCATTCGCTGAAGAACGGCGCGGTGATGATGGCGTCCAGCGAGCCGTAGGTCTTGATGTACCTGCCGGTGCACTTCGGCGTCATCTGGTACTGGTAGATGGCGTAGCGGTGGTACTCCGCCTTGGCCTCCACGTAGCCGTACCGCTTGCCCGGCACGTTCATGGGGTCCGTCACCGTCGTGCCCCTGGCGATCGACGTGGTGACGTCGCGGCCGATCTTCGCCTCGACCTTCGCGATCCCCCAGCCCACACTGCCACCGGCCGACGCCGACCAGGTCGTCGACTTGGTGGAGGTGGTCGACAGGGTGAAGGTCAGGGCCGCCGTACTGCTGCTCGCGTTGTACTTCCCGGCGCGCGTCGCGATCGGCACGTACCAGGTACTGCCCAACGGCTCGACGACGTCATAGTTGAAGATGTCGCACCCCGCCATCGCCGGCCCCGAGCTCGCCACGAACGCCGTCAGGCTGCCGGCCAACACCGTCAGCGTCATCGCCGCCGCGCGGCCCTTGGATCCGATTCTCATTGCGCATCCTTTCCCCAGGAGCGGTGGGGGACCACCGCCTGCGAAAGATGCTGTCAGCAACGATCTGGAGGCACCAGGTACAACCCGTACAGTTCGACCCGTACAACAACCTGTACGGGTAGTTGCCTTGTCAGGAAAGACGAAAGGGACCGGCAAGCTCGTTGCCTGCGGCCCCTTTCATCACCGGACGGTCAGCCTCGTACGGCGCAGACCCCTCACCCGAGTAGGGCGGAGACTCCTCAGCCGCGTACGGCGGAGACCTCTCAGCCGCGTACGGCGGAAACCAGGTGGTCGACGACCTCGGCGAGGGGGACGTCCACCCGGGTGTTCGAGCGCCGGTCCTTCACCTCGACGACACCGTCGGTCAGGCCCTTGCCGACGACCGCGATCGTCGGCACGCCGAGCAGCTCGGCGTCCTTGAACTTCACGCCGGCGGTGACCTTCTCGCGGTCGTCGTACAGCACGGTCAGACCGCGCGCCTCGAGCTCCGCCGCGATCTTGGCCGCGGCCTCGAACGGGGCGGCGTCCTTGCCGGTGGCGACCAGGTGGATGTCGGCCGGCGCGATCTCGCGCGGCCAGATCAGCCCGAGCTCGTCGTGGTTGCCCTCGGCGATCGCGGCCACCGCACGGGTCACGCCGACGCCGTAGGAGCCCATCGTGACGGTGACCAGCTTGCCGTTCTGGTCGAGCACCTTCAGGTCCAGCGCCTCGGCGTACTTCTTGCCGAGCTGGAAGATGTGCCCCATCTCGATGCCACGGGCCGACGCCAGCGGACCGGATCCGTCCGGTGCCTCGTCCCCGTCGCGCACCTCGGCGGCCTGGATCGTGCCGTCGGCGGTGAAGTCGCGACCGTACACCAGGTTGAGCACGTGGAAGCCGGTCTTGTCCGCACCGGTCACCCAGGCCGAACCCTCGGCGACCCGGGGATCGAGCAGGTACCGGATCTTCGAGGTGTTCTCCGACCCGAGCACGCCCGGCCCGATGTAGCCCTTCGCGAGCTCGGGGTGCTTGGCGAAGTCGGCCTCCTCGAAGGCGACCACCTCGGCCGGCTCGACCTGCGCGCCGAGCCGCTTCTCGTCGATGGCGCGGTCGCCGGGGACGCCGATCGCCAGCGGCTCACGGCTGCCGTCGGGGTTCACCAGCATCACCAGCACGTTCTTCAACGTGTCCGCGGCGGTCCACTCGCGACCGTCGGTGCGGGGGTGCTTCGCGTTGAGCGCGTCCACCAGGGTGTCGATGGTCGGGGTGTCCGGGGTGTCGACGACCTCGGCCGCGGGCACACCGGACGCGTCGACCGGCGCGGCCTGCGGCACGACGACAGCCTCGACGTTCGCGGCGTAACCGCCGGGCGACCGGACGAAGGTGTCCTCACCGTTCTCCGCGATCGCCAGGAACTCCTCCGACGCCGAGCCGCCCATCGCGCCCGACATCGCCTTGACGATCACGTAGTCGAACCCGAGCCGGTCGAAGATCGCGATGTAGGCCTTGCGGTGCAGCTCGTACGACGCCTGCAACCCGTCGGCGTCGATGTCGAACGAGTACGAGTCCTTCATCACGAACTCGCGTCCGCGCAGCACACCGGCGCGCGGCCGCGCCTCGTCGCGGTACTTGTTCTGGATCTGGTAGATCGACAGCGGCAGGTCCTTGTACGACGAGTACAGGTCCTTCACCACGAGAGTGAACATCTCCTCGTGGGTCGGCCCGAGCAGCATGTCGGCGCCCTTGCGGTCCTTGAGCCGGAACACGTTCGGCCCGTACTCCGTCCAGCGGCCGGTCGCCTCGTAGGGCTCCCGGGGCAGCAGTGCCGGGAAGACCAGTTCCTGCGCGCCGATCTTGTTCATCTCGTCGCGGACGATGTTCTCGACGTTGCGCAGCACGCGCAGGCCGAGCGGCAGCCAGGTGTAGATCCCGGGCGCGGCCCGGCGGATGTAGCCGGCCCGGACGAGCAGCCGGTGGCTCGGGACCTCCGCGTCCGCCGGGTCCTCGCGAAGGGTGCGGAGGAACAGCGACGACATGCGCAGAATCACGGGAGTCTCCAAGCAGGTGCAGAAAACGGAATACAACTACTGACGGCAAAGAGGATATCCGCCCGCCGCCAGTGCTTTCACCACTTTTCCACAGCCCACGCCCGGCGCTCCCGCTCAGCGGCCCTCGCGCGACGCCTTCAGAGCGGCCCGGATCAACGGAAGCTGCAACGGCAACCGGCCGAACCCGATCGCCTTCGCCCGCGGCGTCCCCACCTTGTTCAGATCGACCGCCATCTGCACATTGGCGGGAAAGACGGCCACCAGCAACGCGGCACTGAGCAATCCGGCCGTACGCCGGGTCCGCGGGTGCGCGAGCCCCGCCGCACAGACCAACTCGGCCACCCCGGAGGCGTAAACGAGTTCCTTCTTCCGCGGCAACTGACGCGGCACGATCCGCTCGAACGGCTCAGGTCTGACGAAATGCAGCACGCCCGACACTCCGAGCAACACAGCCAGCCCGGTCGTGCTCCTGCTCCGACGACTCATACGAGCACCCTAGCTGACCGGGTTACTCGCAGGTAGGGTCCCGTACGGCGAGGCGGCGGCCCTCGCGGCGTACAGGAAGGCGGCCTTGTTCTTGGGCCAGAAGGTGGAGTCCATGCAGGAGTAGGCCGGGAAGAAGCCGCCGCAGGAACCCGAGTCGGGGCCGACCTCGAAGGTGTACGACGGTACGCCGCGGGTCCCGTAGAGCCAGTCGTCGGTGGCACCCGGCGCGAAGTACCCGATCCCGCCGTCGCCGGTACTCACCGGGTAGCCGTTGAACCCACTCATCTTCTTGCCCAAGGCAACCAAAGCGGCCTTGTCCGGCGCGTCCGTGTTGGTGTACCCGTACGGCGCGAGGATGTCGTTGCCGAAACTGTGCAGGGTCAGGAAGACCCCGGTCGTCCCGACCGCGGCCGGCTGATCCACGTCCCCTTTGGTGTCGCGGAAGATCTTGTCCAGCAAGCCCTGGATCGCGATCGTCTCGGGCTCGGACACCGCCTTGGTGCCCGGGTACGTCTCCTCGCAAGGCCCACCTTCGTGGACATCCCACTGGAAGCCGGAGTTGCGATTCAGGTCCACCCCGGCATCGTCGGCCGGGCAGCCACCCGTCGTACTGTCCACGTTCTTCCGTTGCATCACCGGTTGCGACGGCGAGGACGCAACCACGTCCACGCCGTCCGGGTTCGCCATCGGGACCACCCAGAGCTCCCGCGAGTCGACCAGCGAGGTGATCGCGGGATCCTTGCCGTACGACGTGACCAGCAGGTCGATCCAGCGGTACGCGAGTTCGCCGGTCGACAGCTCCCGCGCGTGGATCTGGGCGTGCAGCACGAACTTCGGCTTCTTCCCCGTGCTGTTCAGCGCACAGTCGCCGGTGGCCAACTTGGTGATGCACAAGGCCTGGATGTCGTGCCCACCCTGGCCTTTCGCCTTCTTCCACGAATCCCCGATGTCGTACAGCTTCACCAGGTCCGGATGCGCGGAGGCCACTGCGGCATTGTGCTGCTCGTGGCCGAGCACGTTGTGGTAGCCGCCGTAGTACGTCGTACTGGTGGTGCCGGCGCCGCGTACCAGCGGCTTGTAGACGCTGCCGCTCTTGGCGAGCAGTACGCCGCGGTCGCGCAGGCTCTTGGCTTCCGCAGGGGTCGCGACCACGATCGGGCGGGTGCCGTGGCCGTGACTGATGTCGTAGCCGTCACGGACGAGCTGGGCCATGGTCAGCCCGGTTGGGAGCTTCAGCGTGTAGTACGCCGGGGCGCTGTCGGCCCGGGCCACCGGTTCGCGTGCCGGCGCGGCCGCACTGCCGGGGGCGAACCCGGCGACCGCAACGGCGACTACGGCCAGACCGGCCAAGGACGTGGCGATTCTTCGCAAGGGTGTTTCCTTCCGCTGGGCGGGGCGGCGCTCGATCAGCAAACCCCACCAGCGGTCACCGCACCATCACAGTGAGCGCTCAAGCTCAGAACAGGATGGTCGCGAAGGTCTCGACGGTCCGGAAGCCGACTCGTTCGTACGCCGCTCGCGCCGGCGTGTTGAAGGCGTTCACATAGAGCGTCACGACCGGGGTGAGCTGCCGGGCGAGCTCGACCACCGCCGCCATGCCCGGCGCGGCCAGCCCTTCGCCGCGCCGCTCCGGGTCGACCCAGACGCCCTGGATCTGGCAGACACCGGTTCCGACCGACCCGATCTCGGCCTTGAAGACCACCTTGCCGTCCTCGATCCGCGCGAACG
This region includes:
- a CDS encoding HAD-IB family hydrolase, encoding MSLADKLAGKKVLVTGVTGFVGEALLHRMIGDLPDTTVVAIIRPKGSLTGTARMAQMLKKDIFKPFYGEGTPYADADALTAARVEVVEGDLSDVPALPRDLDIVVHCAGDVSFDPPIHEAFTTNVLGTKSLLERIVETERPVHYVHISTAYTAGRRRGAIPEAPVEHNVDWRTEAEAGMAMKARIEEASRSSAMLVKFRKESEKLHRRAGHLTAAADTERRRTEWVAKKLVETGTERARSLGWTDCYTFTKALGERVVEEFAAKLPTSIVRPAIIESAVQSPHPGWIEGFKMAEPLILAYGRGELPEFPASPDSVVEIIPVDHVVGAICAVMATEPELNKPEYYHVSSGARNPLTFEQLYAGVRAYFSKHPFDLGERGAVRLPVWKFPGGDSVESMLRYGEKAHKIADQIITHVPRSERTRKYARELDVQKRRLDFLRRYMDLYAEYAQAELQFIDDNVLALHNALEGDDREKFWCDTSIVDWQHYLQEVHCPSVTDSLRRLDVVRKKRNKALAESAGVLKKVTPSDDAEIIAAFDMDGTLLSSNVIETYLWMRLPELDSHQRVGEIGAMLRKLPKLISAERKDRGTFLRTIYRRYEGADLEELNRIVDEVLAEHVLERLSGAAVRRIREHKAAGHRTILITGAVRPLTRPLEPLFDEIVAAELAVDDRGRCTGFLTGPPLVGESRAAWIKHRARGTNIDLSKSYAYADSHSDLPMLTTVGNPVAVSPDVSLFRAARAARWQIVDWKTPATSSRLEIPGVNAR
- the priA gene encoding bifunctional 1-(5-phosphoribosyl)-5-((5-phosphoribosylamino)methylideneamino)imidazole-4-carboxamide isomerase/phosphoribosylanthranilate isomerase PriA — translated: MSALDSSPTPPPRSGNLVLLPAVDVADGQAVRLVQGEAGSETSYGDPLAAAMAWQEAGADWIHLVDLDAAFGRGSNRELLADVTGKLDVQVELSGGIRDDESLEAALATGARRVNIGTAALENPEWCDRIVQQYGDRVAIGLDVRGRTLAARGWTKEGGDLYEVLERLERAGCERYVVTDVTKDGMLQGPNLDLYRDLCARTEKPIVASGGVSSLDDLRALSTLVSDGVEGVIVGKALYAGAFTLTEALELTRGGDK
- a CDS encoding cytochrome P450; the protein is MTTLAELEADPHPALARLRPVGWVDALGGWVVASRELAMRVMRDPETFTVDDPRFSTAQVVGPSMLSLDGVAHSRHREPFEAPFGLAQTRERFTSFVVDEVDRLVSAIEPLGEADLRRTVAGPLSVAVVAYSLGLAPTSAATVLEWYDAISSSVSGVAAGRPVTQEGAAAFALLHKHVAGGIDQGDSLIAEAARAGLGIDEVVANAAVLMFGGIETTEGSITNALWHLLTNPAELSQVLADLSLLPNALEESLRLEPAAAVVDRYATRDVVLAPDAEIRRGDLVIVSLAGANRDPAVFPEPDRYDLRRPNARRHLAFASGPHICLGMHLTRLEALTAVNALLTRLPGLRLSPASPPPRGLVFRKPSAVQVTWAKAG
- a CDS encoding class I SAM-dependent methyltransferase, whose translation is MVDYDDRLHRVYAAGRALEPSSLDAWMGALAAEVPAARPLSVLDLGSGIGRFTPALADTFGGPVYGVEPSARMREIATTTASHPNVTYLDGSAEAIPLPDASCDLALLFLSFHHFSDKVRALREVARVLRPGGVVLLRSQFSDRMPELHWYRYFPSARRVDAAMYLSLEEVRALAAEAGLVPAAEPRWVQAETPGTLRASYERVKHRAYSTFEHLPPDEIESGFSAFEQAAAADPDRELPPVPAALLVLNRP
- a CDS encoding AfsR/SARP family transcriptional regulator; protein product: MEGLRFRVLGPTEVRHDGSVLALPAKRLRVLLTELLINANRVVPPGQLIQASWAGEPPAGPERALHTSVSRLRAALGPVGDLIRTVPGGYLIELEPDQLDLAKFRALVERAGAADDPRQQAHLLGEALDLWQDVPLTGLGTESLEGRPWLIEERLQAIERLVDARLAIGDHSAVVAELTGLTREHPLRERFWSQLMLALYRGGRQADALAAYRRLAALLAEELGVDPGTEVRQLHQAILTGDVPTQTPATDPIEEPADNWARHAQLPMDLSDFVGRSEVITEITERLSETSAMPVVTISGAPGVGKSALAVHLGHRLRGRFPDGQWHVRLAGAGNSPREPLEVLGELLSLAGVDPHDLPADLDRRAALLRSTLADRRVLLLLDDARDARQVKPLLPGTAGNAVLVTSRNELAGLSVSVGARGTRLTMLDPAEALDLLAGMLGAERVAAEPSAAAELAEVCDRLPLALRIAAGLLSGRPDQSIAGYVEELRAGDRLAGLAIGDEPDTAVAATFALSYEALQPQARRLFALLGVVPGGDLSVPGAAALFDGSPREVGPLLETLAAGNLLQRERSRYRMHDLIRLYAAGRAEVEPGADAAWQRLIDWYLRTTDAATDFEYSPLVRLTERVFDENPFTDAAQAGAWLEAEEQNLVACVSKAADSGPYGVAWRLADVLRHYFSINDRVGPWRQAATAGLRAARAAGDRDGEGAMRHSLGALAFTVGEVEVAITESAAACEAYAEAGFGLGEAALLCNLGMAYDDHGESVQAAEFLMRGIRAFRALGRIGSLWPALHSLSNVSHNLGDLDAAVAAASEALEIAPDGYAGVVGLLNRGAAYRLLGQWDRAEADMTTALAMEERPSAPGQYETALLYADLGRYDEAMAHAEAGVTISHRDGLEFHEASALNVLGIIRGRQGRWDEAARHHAEARDIAVRLGHRAREAEALLGLAAVALARKELAEAFDLGQQARELAGQLRQRIVECRALLLLAEAGRQAGRADDAERWAAEAATIQAGTGYRPPVAVNR